In Desulfurellaceae bacterium, the genomic window ATCTGATTGTTGGGATGTCGTTCTGGCAGGACGAGGAAGCTGCCCGGCATCTTTTTCGCGGAACGTTTGAGATCGGCCTGTGCGCCGACGCCGACCCGCCGGGCCGGGTGCGTTTAGCGGTTGAACTCGATACCGAAATGGTTGACGAGTTGTTCACGGCCGCCGAACTGCTCAACCCGCACCCGAACCGGACCAGCGCCAGTCGGGCCAAACGACATTTTTCACATTTTCTATCCGAGGCTTTTCCGGATACTCCCCAGGTCTGGTCTCGTTCTCACAGCTGGCGGACCGCTCGCCGCGCCAGGCGCGCGATCCAGCCCATACGGGTTGGATAATATCCTGCGGGCTGCGGGTTTGCTCTCCCGGTCCGCTTTGAGTATAGTAGCTCGGCCAAAAGGAGTGTGACGCGCATTCCGGCTGAGCCCCATTTCTGCTGAGGAGGGAAACGTATGGCCGATGATGAACTGAAAGAGAAAGTCAAAGAAATCCTGGCCGAGCTTGGCGTCTTTTCTGGCCAGCGCGAAATCACGATGGAAGAGATCGCTATTCTGCAGGGTCAGCAGTCGGGTCTGGCCCGAATCATGCCCGAGATTGGACAGCGGACCTGGAAGCTGTTCTATGCGGCAAAAGAGGGTCACTGGGACCTCGCCAACTTCCAATACTCAGAGATCACGGAGTTGATGGAACTCGGCGCCTACGCCCGGCCCAAGCACGAGGATGCGCTCAATCAGTTCATGGCCGAGGACTGGCCGTCGGTTGGTGAGGCGATCAAGAGCAAGGATTTTGAGGCTTTTGAGTCGGCCTTTCATAAGGCCATTGAGCAGGCCAACGCCTATCACGAACTCAAGGACAGACCCTATATCCGTTGGCAGCTGCCCTCCACTCCGCCGGACGACCTGGAACTCAAACCGCGCGGGGGAAGCAAATAAGCTTGCCTGGCGGGCCAAGAAGCCTCGCCCGCCCGGTTCGGTTCAGGTGCGCAAGAATGTCAGTGTGGAAAAGAGGGCAGTCCGCCGGGGCTGCCCTCCGCTCGTTGTAGAAAGAGGAAACGTGTCGTCTAAAAGGTTGACACGTTTCCTCTTCGAAGGAGGGAGATAATGTCTACGCTGCTTTTTCTCCTCATCGTCGTAGCCGCCCTGGGGTTCTTTGCCTATACCTTGTACGATCGGTTTCGCCTCCTGCTGGCCGCCAAACCGGTCGAGCGTTTCGATCGGATCGGCGAGCGGGTCAAAGCCGTGCTGGTGTACGCGTTTGGCCAGAAGAAGTTCGTGGTCGGTGAACAGCCGGCCGGCTGGATGCACGTCCTCATCTTCTGGGGCTTCATGATTCTCGGCCTGCAGGTCGTGACCATGTTTGGCCGGACCTTTTCGGATCACTTTTTCGTGCCTGGGTTTGCGCCCGATCAGTTGGGGGGGCCGTTCTTCGTGCTGCGCGACCTCATGGAGGTGCTGGTGATCGGGGCGGTCGGGGTGGCCATCTACCGCTGGCTGGTGTCGCATCCGCCACGGCTGTTCGGTTACAGGCCGGCCGAAGAGCGCCTGGCCGGGCAGTCCCACTGGGAAGCCGTCCTCATCCTCTTTTTTATCTTTACGATCATGCTGTCCGGCCTGCTGTACGACGGCGGTCGGCTGGTCTTTCTGGCCGGCGACCCGGTCATCGAAGCCGAACGTCCCTGGCAACCGATGGGAGGCTTGGTCGGCCTGGTGTTGGCGGCCTTTGGGCCGGGCTTTGCCGAGTTCGTCAGTAATGCCGCGTGGTGGATCCATAATCTGGTGATTCTGGCCTTTCTCAACCTGCTGCCGCGCTCCAAGCATTTCCATATTATTACCTCGATTCCCAACGTGTTTTTCCGCAAACTCGAGCCCGCCGGCGCGCTCGATAAGATGGACCTGGAGAACTCGGAGACCTTCGGTACCTCGTTCATCAACCAGTTCACCTGGAAGCAGGCGCTCGACATGTATAGCTGCACCGAGTGCGGCCGCTGCTCTTCGCACTGTCCGGCCACGGCCAGCGGCAAGGAACTGGCTCCGCGCCAGCTACTCCTCAACTTGCGCGACTATATGTACGACCATCAGGGCGAGATGATCGCCGCCCGGTCGGGGCAGACCAACGGTGAAGCCGAGGCCGGTCTGGTGGGCGAGAACGTAGTCGGCGACAAGCTGATTCACGATCAGGTGCTGTGGTCGTGTACAACGTGTCGGGCATGCGAGGAAGCCTGCCCGGTGATGATCGAATACGTTGACAAGATTGTGGATATGCGCCGCCACCTGGTGCAGGAAGAAGCCCGCTTTCCCAGCGAGCTGACCCGGACCTTCAGGGGTATGGAAACCCAGGGCAACCCCTGGGGCATGAGTTATGACAAGCGCATGGATTGGGCCGAGGGCATCTCGGTGCCCCTGCTGGCCGACAATCCGAACGCCGAGTATCTGTACTTTGTGGGCTGTGCGGGCGCTTTTGACGACCGCAACAAGAAAACGGTCGCCGCCTTTACCCGGATCCTTAATAAGGCCGGAGTGAGTTTTGCCGTGCTGGGTCCCGAGGAACCCTGCAACGGCGAGACCGCCCGCCGGTTGGGCAACGAATATCTGTTTCAGACCATGGCCGAGGCTGCGGTCGAGGTGATCAACAGCTACGGCGTCCGCAAGGTCATTGCCAACTGCCCGCACTGTTTCAATACGCTCAAAAACGAGTATCCGCAGTTTGGCGGCGACTACGAAGTCATCTCCTCCGCCGAGCTGGTCGATCATCTGTTCAAGGAAGGCAAACTGAGTGTCCGGGAAGACCCTGACCTTAAGGTGACCTATCACGATTCGTGCTATTATGGCCGTCACAACAATATCTATGAGTCGCCGCGTGAGGTGATTGCCAAGATCATGGGCAAATCCCC contains:
- a CDS encoding (Fe-S)-binding protein, whose protein sequence is MSTLLFLLIVVAALGFFAYTLYDRFRLLLAAKPVERFDRIGERVKAVLVYAFGQKKFVVGEQPAGWMHVLIFWGFMILGLQVVTMFGRTFSDHFFVPGFAPDQLGGPFFVLRDLMEVLVIGAVGVAIYRWLVSHPPRLFGYRPAEERLAGQSHWEAVLILFFIFTIMLSGLLYDGGRLVFLAGDPVIEAERPWQPMGGLVGLVLAAFGPGFAEFVSNAAWWIHNLVILAFLNLLPRSKHFHIITSIPNVFFRKLEPAGALDKMDLENSETFGTSFINQFTWKQALDMYSCTECGRCSSHCPATASGKELAPRQLLLNLRDYMYDHQGEMIAARSGQTNGEAEAGLVGENVVGDKLIHDQVLWSCTTCRACEEACPVMIEYVDKIVDMRRHLVQEEARFPSELTRTFRGMETQGNPWGMSYDKRMDWAEGISVPLLADNPNAEYLYFVGCAGAFDDRNKKTVAAFTRILNKAGVSFAVLGPEEPCNGETARRLGNEYLFQTMAEAAVEVINSYGVRKVIANCPHCFNTLKNEYPQFGGDYEVISSAELVDHLFKEGKLSVREDPDLKVTYHDSCYYGRHNNIYESPREVIAKIMGKSPQEMERNRQTSMCCGGGGGWMWMDEPPDQRVNILRAEQALETNPDVVAVSCPFCMTMLTDGVKAKEADERVQVLDVMELVDRASD